A region of Pseudarthrobacter sp. NIBRBAC000502770 DNA encodes the following proteins:
- a CDS encoding amino-acid N-acetyltransferase, which yields MTDSFHIRPARTSDVHAIKKLVAPLAEERILMAKETVAYYESLQEFRIAESSDGEMIGCGALHVMWEDLAEIRTLAASGQWRGKGVGHVLVESLLEEARALGVSRVFCLTFEVDFFKRHGFEVMADQSAVDPEVYSELLRSHDEGVAEFLDLARVKPNTLGNTRMIRTL from the coding sequence GTGACCGACTCCTTCCACATCCGCCCAGCACGCACCAGCGACGTCCACGCCATCAAGAAGCTTGTGGCTCCCCTGGCTGAGGAGCGCATCCTTATGGCGAAGGAGACGGTGGCGTACTACGAGAGCCTGCAGGAGTTCCGCATCGCTGAGTCCAGCGACGGCGAAATGATCGGCTGCGGGGCCCTGCACGTCATGTGGGAGGACCTCGCTGAAATCCGAACCCTTGCCGCGTCCGGGCAATGGCGCGGCAAGGGAGTGGGGCACGTCCTGGTGGAAAGCCTGCTGGAGGAGGCCCGGGCCCTCGGGGTGTCCCGGGTCTTCTGCCTGACCTTCGAGGTGGACTTCTTCAAGCGCCACGGCTTCGAGGTGATGGCGGACCAGTCCGCCGTGGACCCGGAAGTGTATTCGGAGCTCCTGCGTTCGCATGACGAAGGTGTGGCCGAATTCCTCGACCTGGCGCGGGTCAAGCCCAACACCCTTGGCAACACCCGGATGATCCGCACCCTCTAG
- a CDS encoding S9 family peptidase, producing the protein MANQNPAIPDEQPLTPFHDLDHYLSIPRVSGLALSPDGSRLVTTVSTLNGKGIEYASALWELDPAGQKHARRITRSAKGEAGAAFAANGDVYFTSARPDPDSPDEEPVNALWLLPADGGEARVVLSRPGGVGKVMTARNADAAFVAAEVLAGSADEEDDAERRKSRKDRKVSAILHSEYPVRYWDADLGPGQPRIFAVETGEEKEQGKPKTVDSTAPLVLRNLTPAAGPRLREAETVVSPDGKTVYSSYTRPLARADSRSVLVAVDVASGSLKVLLDQAGMSYFPGPVSPDGKTLVVLSESDSAPQQAPEIRMHLLDVSGGAGEPGGLQPLAHDWDRWPKPAAWLPDGSALLVTADDDGASPVFRVSVPAAAAEVGIARVTQDAAAYSDVVVSPDGRYAYALRSSYEFPPEAVRIDVATGETTRLPAPAERPSRPGRLERIAATAPDGSRVPAYLALPEGASAEAPAPMLLWIHGGPLGSWNAWTWRWNPWLLAAKGYAVLLPDPALSTGYGQAFIQRGWGAWGKAPFTDLMAVTDAAVERPDIDEARTAAMGGSFGGYMANWVAGNTDRFKAVVTHASLWALDQFGPTTDASQYWLKEMTEEMALENSPHLHAEKISSPMLVIHGDKDYRVPIGEGLRLWYELLSKSRLAADQDGQTPHRFLYFPDENHWVLQPQHAKVWYQVVEWFLAKNVLGQELELPAELGL; encoded by the coding sequence ATGGCTAATCAGAATCCGGCGATCCCGGACGAGCAACCACTGACCCCCTTCCACGACCTCGACCACTACCTGTCCATCCCACGGGTAAGCGGCCTTGCCCTGAGTCCCGACGGCTCCCGGCTGGTGACCACCGTCAGTACCCTGAACGGCAAGGGCATCGAATATGCCAGTGCGCTGTGGGAGCTGGACCCTGCGGGGCAAAAGCATGCCCGGCGCATCACCCGCAGTGCCAAGGGCGAGGCCGGCGCGGCGTTCGCCGCGAACGGCGATGTCTACTTCACGTCCGCGCGGCCCGATCCGGACAGCCCCGATGAAGAGCCAGTCAACGCCCTCTGGCTCCTTCCGGCAGACGGCGGGGAAGCAAGGGTGGTCCTCAGCCGGCCCGGCGGCGTCGGCAAGGTGATGACCGCCAGGAACGCTGATGCGGCATTCGTGGCCGCCGAGGTCCTGGCAGGTTCCGCGGATGAGGAGGACGACGCTGAACGGCGCAAATCCCGCAAGGACCGGAAAGTTTCGGCCATCCTGCACAGCGAGTACCCGGTGCGATACTGGGACGCCGACCTGGGTCCCGGCCAGCCGCGGATCTTCGCCGTGGAAACCGGCGAAGAGAAGGAGCAAGGGAAGCCCAAAACCGTTGACTCCACTGCGCCCCTGGTCCTGCGCAACCTTACGCCCGCTGCCGGCCCGCGGCTGAGGGAAGCTGAGACAGTGGTCAGCCCGGACGGGAAGACCGTTTACAGCAGCTACACCAGACCCCTCGCCAGGGCGGACAGCCGCTCCGTCCTGGTGGCGGTGGATGTGGCATCGGGAAGCCTCAAGGTGCTCCTGGACCAGGCGGGCATGAGCTATTTCCCGGGTCCGGTCAGCCCGGACGGCAAGACCCTGGTGGTGCTCAGCGAAAGCGACTCCGCCCCGCAACAGGCTCCAGAGATCAGGATGCACCTCCTGGACGTCTCCGGCGGAGCGGGGGAGCCCGGCGGCCTCCAGCCCCTTGCCCACGATTGGGACCGCTGGCCCAAGCCGGCAGCGTGGCTTCCAGACGGGTCCGCCCTCCTGGTCACAGCCGACGACGACGGCGCGTCGCCGGTTTTCCGGGTCAGCGTTCCGGCGGCTGCGGCTGAGGTGGGCATCGCCCGGGTGACGCAGGACGCTGCCGCCTACTCCGACGTCGTAGTCTCCCCGGATGGCCGTTATGCCTACGCCCTGCGCAGCTCGTACGAATTCCCGCCCGAAGCCGTGCGGATCGACGTGGCCACCGGGGAAACCACCCGCCTGCCGGCACCTGCCGAACGGCCGTCCCGCCCGGGCCGGCTGGAGCGGATTGCCGCCACGGCTCCGGACGGCTCCCGGGTTCCGGCCTACCTGGCGCTGCCTGAGGGCGCATCAGCAGAGGCGCCCGCGCCGATGCTGCTCTGGATCCACGGCGGCCCGCTGGGATCCTGGAACGCCTGGACCTGGCGGTGGAACCCGTGGCTCCTGGCGGCAAAGGGCTACGCGGTGCTGCTGCCGGACCCGGCACTGTCCACGGGCTACGGCCAGGCCTTCATCCAGCGCGGCTGGGGAGCCTGGGGCAAGGCGCCGTTCACGGACCTCATGGCCGTCACGGACGCCGCAGTGGAACGGCCGGACATCGATGAAGCCCGGACCGCTGCGATGGGAGGCTCCTTCGGCGGGTACATGGCCAACTGGGTGGCGGGGAACACGGACCGGTTCAAGGCCGTGGTCACCCACGCCAGCCTGTGGGCGCTGGACCAGTTTGGACCCACAACGGATGCCTCGCAGTATTGGCTGAAGGAAATGACCGAAGAGATGGCGCTGGAGAATTCACCGCACCTGCACGCGGAGAAGATCAGTTCGCCCATGCTGGTGATCCACGGCGACAAGGACTACCGCGTGCCCATCGGGGAAGGCCTGCGGCTCTGGTACGAGCTCCTGTCCAAGTCCCGGCTGGCAGCGGACCAGGACGGGCAGACCCCGCACCGGTTCCTCTACTTTCCGGACGAAAACCACTGGGTCCTCCAGCCCCAGCACGCCAAGGTCTGGTACCAGGTGGTGGAGTGGTTCCTGGCAAAGAACGTCCTGGGCCAGGAGCTCGAGCTGCCCGCGGAACTGGGGCTGTAG
- the dhaL gene encoding dihydroxyacetone kinase subunit DhaL, which yields MVLDANWAVKWLTLCAQAMAEHRVELIELDRAIGDSDHGENMDRGFQAVLAKLGESTPETPGAALKMTAMTLMSKVGGAAGPLYGTAFLRAATALGDSAEIDASAWAGALAAARDGIVARGKAESGDKTMVDAWTPAVDAARAAADGGSTDVLGVLVAAAEAAEAGAVATDPMVARKGRASYLGERSAGHRDPGAASSALILRAAVGAAA from the coding sequence GTGGTGCTTGATGCAAACTGGGCCGTGAAGTGGCTGACGCTGTGCGCGCAGGCCATGGCTGAACACCGCGTCGAACTCATCGAGCTGGACCGCGCCATCGGGGACTCTGACCACGGCGAGAACATGGACCGCGGCTTCCAGGCGGTCCTTGCCAAACTGGGCGAATCGACGCCGGAGACGCCGGGGGCCGCGCTGAAGATGACCGCCATGACCCTGATGTCGAAGGTGGGCGGTGCCGCCGGCCCCCTTTATGGGACCGCGTTCCTTCGCGCTGCCACCGCCCTGGGTGATTCCGCAGAAATTGATGCCTCCGCCTGGGCAGGCGCCCTGGCAGCGGCCCGGGACGGGATCGTGGCGCGCGGCAAGGCTGAGTCCGGGGACAAGACCATGGTGGATGCGTGGACGCCGGCGGTTGATGCTGCCCGCGCGGCAGCCGACGGCGGCAGTACGGATGTTCTGGGCGTCCTGGTGGCCGCCGCTGAGGCTGCCGAGGCAGGGGCGGTGGCCACCGACCCCATGGTGGCGCGGAAAGGCCGCGCCAGCTACCTTGGCGAACGCAGCGCTGGCCACCGGGACCCCGGGGCAGCCTCCAGCGCTTTGATCCTGCGCGCGGCCGTTGGGGCAGCTGCGTGA
- the dhaK gene encoding dihydroxyacetone kinase subunit DhaK gives MKKLINDPKSVVQESVQGFGLAHAGLVTVSEDPIYITRKDAPVDGKVGLVSGGGSGHEPLHAGYVGRGMLDAAVPGAVFTSPTPDQILPATLAVNSGAGVVHIVKNYTGDVLNFETAAELAEAEGVSVRTVLVNDDVAVEDSLYTAGRRGVGGTVLVEKIAGAAAERGDSLDAVAAIGERVNANVRTMGVALSACTVPHAGTPSFDLADDEIEIGIGIHGEPGRHRIPMEDADSITNRLLEPVLADLKISSGDKVLLFVNGMGGTPLSELYIVYRRAVQVLADAGATVERTLVGNYITALEMQGCSISVLRLDDELTELWDAPVHTAALRWGV, from the coding sequence ATGAAGAAACTCATCAACGATCCAAAATCCGTCGTCCAGGAATCTGTGCAGGGCTTCGGCCTGGCGCATGCCGGACTGGTCACCGTCAGTGAAGACCCCATCTACATCACGCGCAAGGACGCGCCAGTGGACGGCAAGGTGGGGCTGGTTTCAGGCGGCGGCAGCGGGCACGAGCCGCTGCATGCCGGTTACGTGGGACGGGGAATGCTCGACGCCGCGGTGCCCGGGGCTGTGTTCACCTCACCTACCCCGGACCAGATCCTTCCCGCCACCCTCGCCGTCAATTCAGGTGCCGGCGTCGTGCATATCGTCAAGAACTACACCGGGGACGTCCTGAATTTCGAGACGGCGGCCGAGCTGGCCGAGGCTGAGGGGGTGAGCGTCCGGACCGTACTGGTCAACGACGACGTCGCGGTGGAGGACTCGCTGTACACCGCCGGCCGCCGAGGGGTGGGCGGCACCGTCCTCGTGGAGAAGATTGCCGGTGCTGCCGCCGAGCGTGGCGACAGCCTGGACGCGGTGGCCGCCATCGGCGAACGGGTCAACGCCAACGTCAGGACCATGGGCGTCGCACTGTCGGCCTGCACGGTGCCGCACGCGGGCACGCCAAGTTTCGACCTCGCCGACGACGAGATCGAAATTGGGATCGGTATCCACGGCGAACCCGGCCGGCACCGGATTCCCATGGAAGACGCCGACAGCATCACCAACCGCCTGCTGGAACCCGTGCTGGCCGACCTCAAGATCAGTTCCGGGGACAAGGTCCTGCTTTTCGTCAACGGCATGGGCGGCACACCGCTGAGCGAGTTGTACATCGTGTACCGGCGGGCAGTGCAGGTCCTGGCTGACGCGGGCGCCACCGTGGAACGGACACTGGTGGGCAACTACATCACCGCACTGGAGATGCAGGGCTGCTCCATCTCGGTCCTCCGGCTCGACGACGAGCTCACGGAACTCTGGGACGCCCCCGTGCACACCGCCGCCCTGCGCTGGGGCGTGTAG